In Primulina huaijiensis isolate GDHJ02 unplaced genomic scaffold, ASM1229523v2 scaffold42507, whole genome shotgun sequence, one genomic interval encodes:
- the LOC140969676 gene encoding uncharacterized protein has protein sequence MDEIQDHLCWLRGSEVTSVKSICSNLACLVNLHEGIKNLIQFPSIQQAISHDQCGTWIDEILEGSLRLLDLCGFSRDVVCLTKDSFQNLESSIRRNRGETATAKDIDSYVASRKKINQMVNKNIKNMKSFNQNLTPVLENAEDLKAIARVLKEMEAISSSVLKSILILVSGAKRRSKQRSWLLLSKLTQTNRVHDEMEQEMDGGDMLYALNVNKLEKGMDKITKQTVLRQLKSSEMTIQELEEGLESFFRSLVKTRVSLLNALSH, from the coding sequence ATGGATGAGATTCAAGATCATTTATGCTGGTTAAGGGGCTCAGAAGTCACCTCAGTAAAATCCATATGTTCGAACTTAGCTTGCCTCGTAAATTTGCATGAAGGAATCAAGAATCTGATTCAGTTTCCTTCAATCCAACAAGCCATCTCCCATGACCAATGTGGGACTTGGATCGATGAGATTCTTGAAGGATCACTCAGGCTCCTGGATCTTTGCGGATTTTCGAGAGATGTGGTCTGTTTAACGAAGGATTCTTTTCAAAATCTCGAATCCTCCATCAGAAGAAACAGAGGTGAAACAGCCACAGCAAAGGACATCGATTCTTATGTGGCCTCAAGAAAGAAGATTAACCAAATGGTCAATAAGAACATCAAGAACATGAAGAGTTTCAACCAGAACTTGACACCAGTTTTGGAAAACGCCGAAGATCTTAAAGCCATCGCAAGAGTGTTAAAAGAAATGGAGGCTATTTCTTCCTCGGTTTTGAAATCTATACTGATACTAGTGTCTGGAGCGAAGAGAAGATCAAAACAAAGAAGTTGGTTGTTGCTTTCGAAGCTCACCCAAACTAACCGTGTACATGATGAGATGGAGCAAGAAATGGATGGTGGGGATATGTTGTATGCCTTGAATGTCAACAAGCTGGAAAAAGGGATGGACAAAATTACAAAGCAAACTGTATTGAGGCAGTTGAAATCATCCGAAATGACAATCCAGGAACTTGAAGAGGGATTAGAATCTTTCTTTAGGAGTTTAGTGAAAACCAGAGTTTCTCTTCTTAATGCTCTGAGCCATTAG